From the genome of Dermacentor andersoni chromosome 3, qqDerAnde1_hic_scaffold, whole genome shotgun sequence:
tttcggctttcgcgagcttcttttcctcggccatgtcgtcagTTCAGACGGCATTCGCCCGGACCCTGAGAAGACTGCGGCCGTGGAGAAATTTCCAAAACCAAcagacaaaaaggctgttaggcgattcttagggctttgcgcctactacagacgcttcgtcaaaaatttttcaaggatcgccgaaccactaacGCGGCTAACAAAGGAAGACGCGCCTTTCGTCTGGTTGAATGAGCAGGAGAACGCtttcaatgagctccgaaagcgtcttcagaaccacccagttcttgctcatttcgacgaggaagccgaaactgatattcacacagacgcaagcaatttaggactcggtgccgttctcattcagtggcaaaacggagaggaacgaGTCATTGCGTATGCTAGTCGAACACTTTCGAAGGCTGAAGTGAACTACTcagccacagaaaaagaatgcctcgcggtgataagggccatcagcaagtttagaccatacttatatggccgacccttccGAGCtgtcagcgaccatcattcattgtgctggctggcgaatctcaaagacccatctggacggctagcaagatggagtctacggctgcaggaatacgatataacggtcgtatacaagtccggtcacaagcacagtgatgctgattgcttgtcacgtgcACCGATTGAATACACGGAATCTATGCTTAGGGAAAATGAACACGATTGCCCGTTCCTAGGAGCTGTGACAACATCGCAAATGGCTCAGCATCAGCGATCCGACGCGGATTTACGCCTGCTCATTGATTACCTAGAAGGACACCCTGTTGATATTCCACGACCTTTtgtccgcagcttgtcgtcgttcgtcctgagaaacaatgtcctgtacaaaagaaattttgaacatagtgcagagacttttctgctcgtcgtaccttcaaagttacgactcgagatattggaagcatgccacgacgacccatcagcaggacatttAGGAGTGAGCAGAACATTCGCACGCATCCGCATGAAGTATTACTGACCAAAGTTATTGAACTCTGTGCAACACTACGTAAGAACCTGCCGGGACTGCCAAAGACGTAAAATACCACCATTCAAGCCAGCAGGTCTCCTACAACCGATACAGCCGCCGGAAACTCCATTCGcacaagtgggaatggacttacttggcccctttcccacatcgtcatcgggaaagcgttggatcgtagttgcaactgactacctaactcgatatgccgagacagggtCTCTTGTCAAGGGAACGGCCAGTGAAGTCGCTGATTTTTTTGTCACTAACATAGTACTACGGCATGGCGCCGCGAAGAGACGTCCAGTATGCACCTggagacaaagtatgggtgtggactcccgtacGGATGCGCGGCCTGTCAGAGAAGCTTCTTCGTCGTTATTTTGGCCCGTATAGGATAATTCGCCGAATCAGTCCATTGAACTACGAAGTTGCTCCAGAAGGTCAAGTAACCTCATCACGACGGCGGCAGAAATCGTCCATGTCGTCCGAATGAAACCGTACTACGACAGGCAATAGTTGCTTCCGCCTACAAACATTGCGAATTCCTGAAAGTCTGGAAACCACCGCCTTCTGTatgcgcatcgggacgatgcactcttggaagggggacaatgacgcaagatgatttcaaattacgcgccagccgcctcctgcgtccgtccagctgcttactgctacctgcgaaagatagcggcagtgaagcgggcaacacgggcccgcaaggcacgcgcaatcggagcaacgtgccatcagcgcgggacacgagggaagaagaagaggtgcgggTCTCTTGCGAAAAGACTGTGGACGTTCTAGCGAGGCTCTCGTTTAGCtctttgtcgggcacaagttcgcccaaggtagactgattaaagcaccgtcactcaactgtgcgttacaatattACTAAAACAGTTTTAACTTCGAGGACCCCGTATGATCTATAGTATGACCAAGTTTTGGTCATTCCCCTTGTGAAACATGCACCTACTTGATGAACACGTCCTCGAGCGTGGAGAAGGTGACGCCTATGTCGTATATGCCGTGGGAGTGGCAGAACTCTTCGATGTGTTTGAACATGTCGGTGAAGCCGCGCGTGTCCCGCGTGCCCAGCGAGATGACCACGTTGCGGGGCGTCTGCGACAGCCGCGCCTGCCCAGTGCGCTGCCGGACGATGGACAGCAGGTGGTGCTCGACGTTCAAGACCTTCTCGGTCTTCGGGAACCGTATCTCGTAGCCCGTTCCTACGAATCAAtgcgtcaatcaatcaatcaatcaatcaatcaatcaatcaatcaatcaatcaatcaatcaatcaatgcctGGCAATCTAACTGTTCTCACTTCGGATAATCGTAAGCTGTATACTAGTTGGTATCGGTTCACGATTAACAAAAGCGCCATTAgctgccgcggtggctcagtggttatggcgtcGTGCTGtttaggtcgcgggttcgaagaaggccgcggcggtcgcattttgccGAGGTCGAAGTGCCACAgtgctcatgtacttagatttaggtgcgcgttagagaactccaggtggtcaaaattaaaccgtgaccccccccctctacggcgtgcctcataatgggaTCGTAGTGTGAGCAGGTAAAAACCcggttttttattattattattgggatCAGGGGAGGAGAATGGGCAATAAAACACTCGTGTACCTATACAGCCCATCGCGCCCACGCCGTGGCCATGGTTGATTACACAGGTGCTATCACATTCGGAGGCACGATTCGAACCCGCAGCACTTAGTGTGTAGTGGAGGCAGCCCTTGCCAACGCCTCTCCCAACTGCAGGAttataatcagcgactccaagtcAGCCTTTTGTAACTTCCCCAAAGGGCATATCTCCCCCGAAGCTTACAATATCCTGAAACGAAATTCATATCGAGGCGTGGCAATGTCTAAGGTGGCAATGGTGAGGCTGCCCCGCTTCGATTCCAATTCGCCTGCCTTGCCCGCTCGCCGTCGCGACAGCAAGAAATAGGTCGTCGCTTAGTCGCGTCTCACGCTGACGAATTATAAGCGGTGTTCTGTCGTTATTACTGGGATCACTTGTTTTTGACGCTGCTGACGAGAGACAGAACCGAGGCAGGAGAGTGCGTCAATTCCCACCAAACACGCGGCGCCAGCATCGACCACGGAAGAACGACGTGATCTGctcccacgcactgtggtaaCCAGTCTGTCTATAAAGGACACAGCGGTGATGCGGACACGGCGCATCTCGACGACAGACGCGCGGCGGATTTCGGCGGCGAATGCGCACCGCAATCGCCCGTCCGGGCGGGCGGCTGGCAAATAGGGCGAGACGCGGTACTATCTGGTACTATCGGACCGCCATAGCCGGGAAACGGGACACAGCGCCACCACCGAACCATGCACGGTCGTTGGATAAAGGAAAGGTAACGTTGCGGCCTGTCGCGTGCATCGAAAACGGCATGATCCGGTATACGGCGCCACTGGTCGAGGGGTGCTGTCGGGGATCCACAGAGTTTCGCACTATAGTTACTGTATAAAACTATCTAGCAAGCTATTTTAGGAAACTCCGTGCAAACCACGGTGGTCACGTTCGCTCCCACTGCAGCCCGCCTGACGCGGCCGCTAGGTCGcaactttcttttctgtttcgtctttctttttttatttattcagcgGCCGTGACCAAACACATACATCTATAGAGTTTCTCGCCGTAGCCATAGCTCTAAACCTTCAGACGCCAAAAAGCTCTCGCACGGCAGCTGCTGGtgcgcctaaaaaaaaaaagctgtagttGGGAGTTCGACGACATACGCGCGAGGCAACTCTGTTTCGCAAGACCACGAGCCTTCagctgaaacaaaaagaaaactctaACCACGGGCGAAAACGGCGGAATTTCCTTTGCATTTGGCATTTAGGCTGCCCCAGGCAAGTGCGTCATCATCCCCGTTTAATTGAACGCGAGGCTCTAAAAACAGGTCACGCGATCCGCTACCGTAACGTTCGCGTAAGCTCGCCAGCCGCACAAAACCCGCAGCGTATACGAAACGGGCTTATGCTCGGCGTGTCACTGTATCCTCTGTAGTGCGACACGGAGgcgctccccctcccctccccctcgccGCGCCCCCTTCCCAGATCAACCTACCGTGCGCCTGCTTGAGGAAGGTGGGCGTCCCACAGCAACGCACGCGTCCGTGCGACATGATAGCCACGCGGTCGCCGACCACGTCCGCCTCCTCGGTCATCGTGCTGGTCATCACGATGGCGCAGCTGGCGCGGATGCTCTCCAGCAGGGTCCACACTTCGCGGCGAGCCTCCTCGTCCAGCTTGCACGTGGGCTCGTCGAGGAACAACACCTGCTCACGCGACGCCATGACGCGCGGTATACGTCCACGCctcagtggacgacgacgacgacgactccgAGTCGAAACATCGCATTGGATTTGTGTAGACTGTCGAATGCTGACAAATTATGTCCTGTCATTTCAGAATTTGAAAACTGTCTATTCCTCGTCGTGCaacaaagaggaaaaaaaaaagacagccgcAGGCTGAAAGCTACAAAGCGGTATCTTGAATGCACCTGAAGCCCATCATTAAGTAGATACAAGACACAGAAGCAAAAACGCGGTGGAAAGTCAAAGTAATACCGCAACGCATTCGTACAAGATTACACCCAATCGAAGTAGCAATTCGGAATAATAAACATTCACGCATGCGGGCTTGAAACCTTTCCTCTTTTAAAAAACAGTATCAATCAAGTACAGATCTGGTCATGtagaataaaatgaaaaattCAAGGACTCCTGCGCGAGCAATTTACATAAATAGGAAGCCCCTTGTAATGATATTGCAACGCTCAAATATTTCAGTTGTGTGGGATGAACGATGAAGCCATTGTAGAGCAACACCAAAGGCGCTACACTCACATTGTGTCTTGTTCCCatagcgttttctttcttttatttgcgcTACAACGGCTTCATCACGTACCAGCCAGCTAGCCCGAAAACAAGTTATTCTTTCTAGGATGAACGCATCACTGGTGTTCTTAATGTTATGTACTTAGAATCGTCAGAACAGCAATTGCAAAGCTGGGTTACCGTAGTTCCGATTCGAGTAGTTGTATCCTCCATCTAATGAATACACTGTTACGCtaacaggaaaataaagacttaggaaGACAAGTAAGAAACGATAGGCAGAGCGCTGATTCTCCGAGTTCGTGCATCCTCGGAATTCTCTCTTACTCTATCCCTTGCTGCATTTGCAGTTATTTTCTATCCACTGATGCTGTCTCTTCGACAGTATTtgtgaaaacaaaaatgaataaCTATCCCCCACTGCCGCATTTCATGCCCATGCATGGTTCCGCGCTTTCCAAcctgttttcctttcctttttgttAGCTCTATGCTTGATCTTGACGCATTTTTTAAAGCGTCGGCCGGAGACGTTTTCCTTGTAACATTATGATTTACTCCGGTATCCACAACCAGCCTTCGCGGAATACGTCATCAGCTTTCCACCTAATGGAGCAACACAGCCACGGCATCCTGCGCCCTCTCCGCTTCCCACCAATTATTAAACAATACATACCAACAAAATTAATCCATGAAACATACACGAACGTCTTTCATGCATAAATGCCATTTCATTTTCGCTGAACACATAATGACTGGTGTTAGCAACTCGTAAAGTCGAGCCCAGTTACAACAAACCGGCTTGTGTgctagaaattgttcgatatataacGTCATTCAAAaagtggaggacgcttaagcttcgccttcaagagtgggaCGCGaacgcgttatcgcaccccgttcgcaccgcccactgattcgctcggcatgctcttgagtcacacaaagccGAAACGTgagcctgagcaagcggaacgaaccaaagaactcggtgtctcgagGGGAGAAACGATCCACGCGAGCCAAACGCcatgatcggcacggacagccgggccctAGCGACGCGCGAtgaagacgaaggggagaagcgggcgagttgCGCGCCacttgtcggggcagcgccgtacattgcgaggaggtggtcttttgtgtttgccgcaagatgactgcgtgcgcgccaagcgcagaagaaatgtagcggaaacgtacttcgctactcgttgaactacgacttctgtaatttacatgctcataattaccgatatacaccgcagtataactttctacggcacgtttctaaggcaacaccgcattcactagaggcgcttttgtctcgctttgaagcatcgaaatCATGGCTGtgtggtagcgtctccatctcatATTCCGGACAccctggttcgatttccacccagcCCAACTTGTAAGTTGTTTTTACTTATAAATAGCctttccgccatttttcgctcacggccaacaccACTGACGCCGACAGCTTTTCTGCTACaagagctccttaacgctatcgcgttaatatacCCAAACTCGCGTATAACGAACTTTATTTTTATGGTGCATTCGTACGTGGATATGTAGCCTCcagcgtacaaaaacaaaaaccAAGGAAATAATCTATGTTTGAAAACAAGACTATGTGAAGTAGGCAGTAATTTTTGTCTGTGTCTGAGcacggaaaaaaataaagtagaTAAATAAGAAaccaaaggaaagaaaaattctTACGCGTGTACGCGGCATGAAAGCGGCTTTATGGAGCTAGGTGCAGACGCCCGATGTAGATAGTTCCGATGTCCAATTCGTTATAAGAATAATTTTACGTGAGTGTTCGTCAGTGTGCCTCGCGTGTTCTATATGGAGATAATGTTGCTTTATCCACGTTCGGCTATATAATGCACTGGTATAGGAGCAACGCGTCCTCTGCCCGGCAAGTGCTCCCGATACTCACGCGAGGCTTGTTGAGCAGCGAGATGGCCAAGAGCAGCCGCTGCTGGGCGATCTCGGAGAGAAGGTGTGGAAACGACTGTATCTTCTCGTTGAAGTCTGTGTCCGACAGCACCTCCCTCGCCCTCCTCCATATGTTCCTGAGCGGCACCCCTTTGAGCTGTGAACACCGAAGAACGCCGCGCGCTAATTCCTCACGGCTCCACAGTTCAATAGGAGGATACCGTACTCCGATATACAGACAGTTATGCAGACTGTAGCTTGTAAAGGCTACTTTCAACGCGCATGAAATGCTATCCAAGCGTGCGTACGTAAACGCACCGTCTTGAGCCTAATGTGGCTTCTCCGCCATAAGAGTGATTGTGGGGTGAAACCCGCTTGTCAGCCACTCTTCCCGCTTTGCATGCGATGTCTCTCGGATAGTGGGAGTGCGCGTTTCTGAGTTTGTGCGCGCGCCTTGCTTTGTGTGCGTTCGCGTGTACGTGTTATTGGGGGAAAGGGAAGGGCACCTGTGCATTCTTGGAGGTGCGCTTAAGTATTACGCGCTTGGCTGTTAAAATCTTCTTGTTTCACTAACGCGAGTTTTTCCTCCATTATAAGCACTGGCTTGGTAATGGCTCCAGAGCTTCTCCAGCGTCAACATAATTGCATTAGCTTTGCGTGAGTTAAAGCCAGTATGTCAGTGTTTGCGAAACGCATTTATCGTCTCATATTTATATTGTGTTTAGGCCACCTATAGCTACTTCCTCCGCGAAAAGTACGTGCATTCTTCCCGAAGCAGCAAGAAGTGGCGACGTTTACGGTCGATTTCGTTGACTGGAAccaaagattgaaaaaaaaaaaaaaactagcaatgTCATGTTCTCGAGCAGGGTGTGTGAGTAACAACTAAGGTCTATGGCGTAACACACTGAGACAAGAACGGTTTTTTGGCTGGAAATAGATGTAACATATCATGgcagcaaaagaaaatgaaggaaattgacagcacgaaaaaaaaacttacaatagtagttgttttctttttctgtcaagtGATGCTAGTCTGCCTTCGCTGCTCTGCTCTTTCAAAAGTAAACATTCATACCTGAAAATTCTCTTAAGTTTCACATCAAGCTTTCATACTTCAGTTTAGCGCGCGCGCATGAAAACCAACTATTAATGAAATTTCGCTGGAATGTTTCGTCCGATTTTCTCCAAGGCAGTGATAAAACGCAGCACGCGTTTAAGGCTACTTCATTGCACCTCTACTAAAAAATATTGCATTCTGATTACAGCTGGCAGAATTGCTATGACAGgcctatcaactcaagaaaactCGTGTTCTCTCAGGTGAAAAGCGAGACGGGTAGCCGCAAGCTTACCACAGCGTAGAGCAGGAGGTGCTCCCAGACTGTCATGTCGACGCTGAAAGTGGCCAGTCTTGGACAAAACGAGGCCACCGTGCGAACCATGGGTCTCGAGAGCACCGTGTCCATGTTGCAGACCGTCACGTGACCAGAAGTGGGAGGAACGTTTCCTGCCGGAGAACGACCGAAATCATCCGCGAAATTGCTTTTTATAATAGGTCAGAGTTCAATCTGCAAATGAATCGGTCAAACTTCCGAAAGCCGCAGGAAGGGGGATTGGCGAGCAGTTAACAGTAGTGCTTAATCTTAAAAGAAAGCATCCCTTGTCACAGTAAAATGAAAATTTTCCACACCTCTAAGAGTTTCTTAGGGTCTGCGGATCAAGCTTCATGGATAAATATTCATGAATATTTTAGTTAGCTGCCTGGACATTGCGATTTGTCGCGCAAGTTACCACTGCTTCTTCAGATAAACCCCTGAACTGGCTCAAATTGCTATATGCTCCATAATTTTGTTTTATTGCTCgaaccagaaaaaaagaacagatagaaaTTTCAGCCAAAAGCAAACTTTAATGTTCGTTGTCCTTGAGACACTTGTGGTGCAATGATGTGGCGGTGGAGCAACCGTCACCTTATATCCTGTTCGTTTAAAGTTATTTCAGTCGTTGCAAATGCGTTAACAAGCCACTGCAATAATTCATCATGTCGTCGTCTATCCAACTGCTGAAAATGCCTTGCTAATGCGTACCCGATAGCAGCCTCAGAAGCGTTGACTTTCCTGCGCCGTCTGCACCGAGTATGACCGTTATTTGGTTGTCCAACGCCTTCAGGCTCACTCTGGTCACGGCCTTGATCTTCGCATATTCCTTGATGGGAAACGGCAGAATGTGGGTATTACGCCATTTGAACGAGATGTGCGGAGTTCTCGCGAGAAAAATGTGTCCGCAACTTGTGCGCCAAAAGTCTACTATAACAGCAAGTAAAGCACACATTTGTTTTTATTGGCACACATTTAAATATCGCGCATAACTGGTGGCGAAAGTTTCACGTGCGCAGAGACATCGTTGAGGTATCTTAATGTACCTTCGAGTGAAGGTCTACAACGCTTTCTAACCACTGCCAAACGAAACGGCTGTACATGCTGTTATATCGACATTCCTCGTCGTCGCGCCGCTATTTATGGTTTGCGTAGGCGTCACCGGGGCCGCCATCTTGGGGTACTAGCCCGTCGAGAAGCTCAGTAAACAAGAAAAATGACAATACGACAGCGCGACAGGCTCGTCTTGCGCCGAGCAACAAGTAGGCGTATAGCGATAATTTGTTGAAAAACCGCCactctcaaaaaagaaagaaaaaaaaacgatgtgcGCGTGATAATACGGTTCACTGACGTCATCGCGGTCGCCACGTTCGGGTATTAGGAACACTGCGAAAGAAAGCCGTGCCCTTGACGTCGAGTAAAAACCATCTATACTGCCTCTGTCGGCCGGGACTATAGGGTGActgaataaaggaaaaatcagacatccacccgttcgtagcaattgctacaaaggaaacccatacgggttcctcgaaagagaatagttggaagaaaaattcgtcctggtccgggactcgaacccggaaccaccgcctttccggggcagccgctctaccatctgagctaaccaggcggctagcagatggtagggcgaagtcgaattcgtcgacaacacgaagcaaaggcaagtgttagacgtagtagttctgcagaaacccgcaaggtggagagaagtaatgaataaagggaaagggACTACACGCAACCTTGTAGGAATGGGCGAGGTTATGCGCTCGCCGCCGTGCGACGCGTTCGTCGACGCACCTTGGTGACGTTGTCGGCCTCCACGACGACCTTCACGCTCTCGGGCAGCTCTTCGAGGGCACTCAGCTGCTGCTGCTCCGGTGTCGCCGGCACTTCCAGCACCGCGTGGGCGCGGGGTAACCAGTAGTTCTTCTGCGCACCCGTAACGGCGACAAATGAAGGACGCAGCGACTTCAAGAACGCGCACTCCACCTTTGCGGAGAAAGGAGGACACGCACACGGCCAAGGTGATGCCGATTGCAACAGGAAACTATTTAAACTTGCGAAAAACGCGGAGAAAAAATGCCCAGCGAAAGAAACTTAAGtggcctgtatatatatatatatatatatatatatatatatatatatatatatatatatatagacctcTGACATCTATGCTGTGGGACGTGTCACAAAGGCGTGGCGACGTAGACTTTCCCGGttgcggctgtgccgacgcttggCGCTACCATGTTGTAGTCTATAGTAGTCCTGGATGAAGTTGCATTACCCTTTCAGTGTCGCGTTATATATTCTTGCTTCGTTGTTCGTACGTCTGCAGATAAGGAGTGCATGGAACAAGCGTTGGTTGCCGCTTTCGTAGCGACTCCGCAACGAACTGCCGCTGAGGAATGGAACACGATAAACTCGAGTGGAATAACGACAGACACGATGCAAGAAGGCACTTGCCATTGGCTCGTTTTGATTGCTTTAGGCACGCGACGCCATCTCTGGGGCGGCAACTTACGGGTGGCATCGGCGCGTGTATTTATTCCACGTGCCCTCATTGTCAGAGTGGCACACAAACTGTGTGCTACATTTactaatgcagcttggcattccgCTTTCGTGTCCGTTTAGGTGACAGGGTATGCATTTCTCACGTGTTCAGACATGAGAAACGCTCCGGTTCGTGATAGGACGTAAATTCAGTCGGCGTCAAAAGCTTCCGGACCAGTAGGCGCTGAATTTCGGAGCTCTTTCTGATCGTAGCTAGTAAAACTGCGCAAAACTACGCCGTTCCCGTATGCCATGTGGCACAGGCTGAAAATTCGAATGCCAGGCGGCGTAAGATATATGCGGGTTGCGCGCCCCGGGTGCCGTAATATTCGGCGTTTTTTGCTCAGGTCCTGGGCTCTGCGGTCTTTCGACCTCAACTGGGCCTACACTTTTATGCATATTTTACGGCATAGCCGAGGCGTTTTACATTCGCGAACCGTGATGTGGCTTCCCATTCTCTTATCCGTCAAATTTGGCGAGCTATCCAGGCGGTGAAACCGAGTCGCCCAATGCCTTTAATAGACCATTTCATCATTATAGTGACGTCATCATAGCGGGGTTTAGCAGTTCAACGTCCCAAAGCAGCAGTTGAGATATACGAGATGCCATAGTGGAGAACTGCGGGGGagttttgaccacgtggggttctttaccgtatgtgcacctaaatataagtacctgACTcagtttggttaacctccctgcctttccttcttcccttctctctctctctctctctctctctctctctctctaaatataAGTACCACGAGCATTACTGCATTTCGCCACCACGAAAATACGGCCTCTGCGGCCAgaatttgaacccgcgacctcgtgctcaccgtCAGGACGCCATATAGTAGCCACTGCGCTAACACGGCATGTCTATGGTGAATATGTGACTACTAGGACCTGAAACCAGGCCAAGGAAATAATTTccacaagagaaagagagagagaaatacaagagtggaaaggcatggaggttaatcAGACGCACGTCAAGTTTACTACCCTGCACTTTTCCGCCAAATCACGAGAGTTACTAGTAGTGCTTGTGAGCGGATGCTCACGCGGAATCACAGTGGTCTAGATGACATAATAGTGGCGCCCAGAGAGATCCTTTCTTGACATAACtccatcaagaaaaaaaaagagacgatgTTGCATCCTGTGcccacgaagaaagaaaaaaaaaagcaagaagggaGTGTGACGCGATAAAATTGAAGTCGGAGAAAGTCGGCCCGGAACGTGATCAGGCCCGGTAGGTTTTAGCGTCTTACACACCGCAGCTTTCAAAAGTGCGCTGTTGTGCAATGACAGCGTTTGCAACGTGCGGCTGCCGCACTTGCACGTCGCGACGATGAACACACTGTACGCCTTACAAaatgagactgaatatgcacgagCTGACCGGGAGAAAATATGCACAGAGGTGTAGGCAAAACACGCCCTATAGTCCCAAGTGCTCATTGATTAAAACCTACCAGAAACTGTGCACGTTGGACCGATTGAAGGTGAAAATACAGCGAAATACACAACCTGCAGAAAAGGAAGCAGCTGTCGTCTTCGTGTCCAGCCTCGTCCCGTCGTCTCCTACTTTGTACCTTTGTGTGTTTCTTTGGATTTTCGCCTTCCATtgtgtaccaactggcccagctttTGACCTTGTTGTTCACACTGGGCAGAGATCGCAagttgtgttgtcgtctccctccgTCCTGTGTCTGTA
Proteins encoded in this window:
- the LOC126543628 gene encoding ATP-binding cassette sub-family A member 9-like, with the protein product MKETDEVLNAVADWQVLSRKGFNVDNLSLGASWFATILSCVLIVALIWYLTHVLPSVCDHPLATGFLFTVECAFLKSLRPSFVAVTGAQKNYWLPRAHAVLEVPATPEQQQLSALEELPESVKVVVEADNVTKEYAKIKAVTRVSLKALDNQITVILGADGAGKSTLLRLLSGNVPPTSGHVTVCNMDTVLSRPMVRTVASFCPRLATFSVDMTVWEHLLLYAVLKGVPLRNIWRRAREVLSDTDFNEKIQSFPHLLSEIAQQRLLLAISLLNKPRVLFLDEPTCKLDEEARREVWTLLESIRASCAIVMTSTMTEEADVVGDRVAIMSHGRVRCCGTPTFLKQAHGTGYEIRFPKTEKVLNVEHHLLSIVRQRTGQARLSQTPRNVVISLGTRDTRGFTDMFKHIEEFCHSHGIYDIGVTFSTLEDVFIKMSTEPDNVDLNIIPDVESSCVQAFSDEPVSTPSIGGQLAALLFKRRATLAIDRAAPLMVYVLFAAMMLFMEYLQSGPAWLVTLFPDYVTPPRDLSFLRQQSSSDHGVNIDIGTMYPKSVTFLRGTSELSSHYYLPLIRDVTTIWTIDGDPSDELDLLARKHFFHYSRKYVIGADFSDPSRCASLFRG